In a genomic window of Micromonospora cremea:
- a CDS encoding M1 family metallopeptidase produces MVLTGRTPARHRLAAAVTALTCAIAVGAAGCTSDDDGFRPGAVDAGDPYVPGRGNGGYDVTHYGLDVRYDPAADRLTGRATITATATQDLSRFNLDLAGLDVGAVTVGDAPAEHHRTDGELVVTPSDGLPRGRSFTVAVQYAGVPTAVTGGELGSGGFLHTADGAVALGQPDSAATWFPVNDHPSDKASYDLAVTVPDGLSALSNGVPGPKSSAGGWTTWRWSERTPMASYLTTLVIGDYRVVSGSHAGRPMVTAVAASVPATGGAARSLARTGAIVDFLASRFGPYPFDSYGGIVVADDRIGYALETQSRPVYGPAFFADDQPNLGVVAHELAHQWFGDSVSLSRWGDIWLNEGFASYAEWLWEEHDGGRTAQRNFELQYAATDWSQPSVEPGRERMFGTAVYKRGALAVHALRRTVGDDTFFRILRTWTAERAGGNATTSDFVALAERVANRQLRPLFDAWLVGGAAPTLP; encoded by the coding sequence ATGGTCCTGACCGGACGGACCCCGGCCCGCCACCGGCTGGCCGCCGCCGTCACCGCGCTGACCTGTGCGATCGCGGTGGGCGCGGCCGGCTGCACCAGCGACGACGACGGGTTCCGGCCCGGTGCCGTCGACGCCGGAGACCCGTACGTCCCGGGGCGCGGCAACGGCGGATACGACGTCACGCACTACGGCCTGGACGTCCGCTACGACCCGGCGGCCGACCGGCTGACCGGCCGGGCCACCATCACGGCGACCGCCACCCAGGACCTGTCCCGGTTCAACCTGGACCTGGCCGGGCTCGACGTCGGCGCCGTCACCGTCGGAGACGCCCCGGCCGAGCACCACCGCACCGACGGCGAACTGGTGGTGACCCCTTCCGACGGGCTGCCGCGCGGCCGGTCGTTCACGGTGGCGGTGCAGTACGCGGGCGTACCCACCGCCGTCACCGGCGGGGAGCTGGGCAGCGGGGGCTTCCTGCACACCGCCGACGGCGCGGTCGCGCTGGGCCAGCCGGACTCGGCCGCCACCTGGTTCCCGGTCAACGACCACCCGTCCGACAAGGCCAGCTACGACCTCGCGGTGACCGTCCCGGACGGCCTGTCCGCCCTGAGCAACGGGGTGCCCGGGCCGAAGAGCAGCGCCGGCGGCTGGACCACCTGGCGCTGGTCGGAGCGCACCCCGATGGCCAGCTACCTGACCACGCTGGTGATCGGCGACTACCGGGTGGTGAGCGGCAGTCACGCCGGCCGGCCGATGGTCACCGCGGTGGCGGCGAGCGTGCCGGCGACCGGCGGCGCGGCCCGCTCGCTGGCCCGTACCGGCGCGATCGTCGACTTCCTGGCCAGCCGCTTCGGTCCGTACCCGTTCGACTCGTACGGCGGGATCGTGGTCGCCGACGACCGGATCGGCTACGCGCTGGAGACCCAGTCCCGGCCGGTCTACGGGCCGGCCTTCTTCGCCGACGACCAGCCCAACCTCGGCGTTGTCGCGCACGAGCTGGCCCACCAGTGGTTCGGCGACAGCGTGTCGCTCAGCAGATGGGGCGACATCTGGCTCAACGAGGGCTTCGCCAGCTACGCCGAGTGGCTGTGGGAGGAGCACGACGGCGGCCGCACCGCGCAGCGTAACTTCGAGCTCCAGTACGCGGCGACCGACTGGTCGCAGCCGTCGGTCGAGCCGGGCCGGGAGCGGATGTTCGGCACCGCCGTCTACAAGCGCGGCGCGCTCGCTGTGCACGCGCTGCGCCGAACCGTCGGCGACGACACCTTCTTCCGCATCCTGCGCACCTGGACCGCCGAGCGGGCGGGGGGCAACGCCACCACCTCCGACTTCGTGGCGCTGGCCGAGCGGGTGGCGAATCGGCAGCTACGCCCGCTCTTCGACGCCTGGTTGGTGGGCGGTGCCGCACCCACCCTGCCGTGA
- a CDS encoding helix-turn-helix transcriptional regulator, producing MRTVLVCVRTPLAAQHLTSAAARLGLSAIVRTAVSDPEVMLRLAERPADVVLADTALTRPDSAGFVRRVLARAPQAAVVLLGAEESEAAAATISAGARGLIQNADHDLTSAVAKALLLLTAPGRASRQRITDPARDTAAVGGRSAPSLRGSGEPGWGAAPGEGPAGVPSVPVQRGDDEVESAAGEPEADQTDPPRPAPSTRPARASIGLTERELQVLLGMAEGKSNAEIGRELFVSEDTVKTHARRLFRKLGARDRAHAVAAGFRAGLVA from the coding sequence GTGCGTACCGTTCTTGTGTGCGTTCGGACACCACTCGCGGCCCAGCACCTGACTTCGGCCGCCGCGCGGCTGGGGCTGTCCGCGATCGTTCGTACCGCCGTCTCCGATCCCGAGGTGATGCTGCGGCTGGCCGAGCGGCCGGCCGACGTGGTGCTGGCCGACACGGCCCTCACCCGGCCGGACAGCGCGGGCTTCGTCCGCCGCGTCCTGGCCCGCGCGCCGCAGGCCGCGGTGGTGCTGCTCGGCGCCGAGGAGTCCGAGGCGGCGGCGGCCACCATCAGCGCCGGTGCCCGGGGCCTCATCCAGAATGCCGACCATGACCTGACCAGCGCAGTGGCCAAAGCCCTGCTGCTGCTCACCGCGCCCGGCCGGGCCTCCCGGCAACGGATCACCGACCCGGCCCGGGACACGGCGGCGGTCGGCGGGCGCTCCGCTCCCTCGCTTCGCGGCTCCGGCGAGCCCGGCTGGGGCGCCGCGCCCGGAGAGGGGCCGGCGGGTGTGCCGTCGGTGCCCGTGCAGCGGGGCGACGACGAGGTCGAATCGGCAGCCGGTGAGCCGGAAGCCGACCAGACCGACCCGCCCCGCCCCGCCCCGAGCACCCGGCCCGCCCGGGCGTCGATCGGGCTCACCGAGCGGGAGCTCCAGGTGCTGCTGGGGATGGCCGAGGGCAAGAGCAACGCGGAGATCGGCCGGGAGCTGTTCGTCTCGGAGGACACCGTCAAGACCCACGCCCGTCGGCTGTTCCGCAAGCTCGGTGCCCGGGACCGGGCACACGCGGTCGCCGCCGGGTTCCGCGCCGGCCTGGTCGCCTGA
- a CDS encoding LCP family protein translates to MVLGSMAPRRRWLLLGLTALAVVALVTAGAVVVTRLTGDSTPDRSAPAGSPSAPPAGTPSASPTGPPPGAGITGPLNLLLVGVDTRVSVPGWEPHADAVLVLHVPKGLGRAYLFSLPRDLLVDIPAFPKADYAGGKTKLTHAMSFGSRVPGKPKQPSTAQGYELLRSTVSGYTGLRIDAGAVLTFTGFDRLVTALGGVDVYIDQRVASLHRRPDGKYRESVPGGYTGPQMVYEKGERHLNGWQALDYSRQRYITGGDYARQRHQQQLIRALTRKILDEGLARQPERIDQVVAALGDTLIYVGGRRIVDLAYALGGVPEDRFVAVGLPGSGVGKGSAYRGEQLTSVGKKFITELRAGRADAYLSANPTLRIKT, encoded by the coding sequence ATGGTCCTCGGATCGATGGCACCACGCCGACGGTGGCTGCTGCTGGGGCTGACGGCCCTCGCCGTCGTCGCGCTGGTCACGGCCGGGGCGGTGGTGGTCACCCGGCTGACCGGCGACAGCACGCCGGACCGTTCGGCACCGGCCGGCTCGCCGAGCGCCCCGCCGGCCGGCACGCCCAGCGCCAGCCCGACCGGGCCGCCACCGGGCGCCGGCATCACCGGGCCGCTGAACCTCCTGCTGGTCGGGGTGGACACCCGGGTGAGCGTGCCCGGGTGGGAGCCGCACGCCGACGCCGTGCTGGTGCTGCACGTGCCCAAGGGGCTGGGCCGCGCGTACCTCTTCTCGCTCCCCCGCGACCTGCTGGTGGACATCCCGGCGTTCCCGAAGGCCGACTACGCCGGTGGCAAGACCAAGCTCACCCACGCGATGAGCTTCGGCAGCCGGGTGCCGGGCAAGCCCAAGCAGCCGAGCACCGCCCAGGGGTACGAGCTGCTGCGCAGCACTGTCAGCGGGTACACCGGTCTGCGCATCGACGCCGGCGCGGTGCTCACCTTCACCGGGTTCGACCGGCTGGTGACCGCCCTGGGCGGGGTGGACGTCTACATCGACCAGCGGGTCGCCTCGCTGCACCGCCGGCCCGACGGCAAGTACCGGGAGAGCGTCCCCGGCGGGTACACCGGGCCGCAGATGGTCTACGAGAAGGGCGAGCGGCACCTCAACGGCTGGCAGGCGCTGGACTACTCGCGGCAGCGCTACATCACCGGCGGCGACTACGCCCGGCAGCGCCACCAGCAGCAGCTGATCCGGGCGCTGACCCGCAAGATCCTGGACGAGGGCCTGGCCCGGCAGCCAGAGCGGATCGACCAGGTGGTCGCCGCGCTGGGCGACACCCTGATCTACGTGGGTGGTCGCCGGATCGTCGACCTGGCGTACGCGCTGGGCGGGGTGCCGGAGGACCGGTTCGTGGCGGTCGGCCTGCCCGGCTCGGGCGTCGGCAAGGGCAGCGCCTACCGCGGCGAACAGCTCACCAGCGTCGGCAAGAAGTTCATCACCGAACTCCGCGCCGGCCGCGCCGACGCCTACCTGTCCGCCAACCCCACCCTACGCATCAAAACCTGA
- a CDS encoding FAD-dependent oxidoreductase, which yields MRYDVLVIGSGFGGSVTALRLAEKGYSVGVLEAGRRFADDEFPQTSWRARRFLWAPKLGCYGIQRITLLRPADRRSGGGVLVLSGAGVGGGSLVYANTLYEPLPAFYTDPQWRDITDWRDELARHYDQAKRMLGVTTYPVDTGADRAMRAVAERMGVGHTFHATPVGVHIGRPGQRVADPYFGGAGPERTGCLHCGSCMTGCRHGAKNTLVKNYLWLAERLGATVHPLTTVTAVRPATGGGYEVHTVRTGAWLRRRRRVIQANQVVFAAGALGTQRLLHTMKADGALPGLSPRLGELTRTNSEAILGASVPRQRARSERLDFTEGVAITSSFHPDPQTHVEPVRYGRGSNAMGLLQSLLVDGGPHRVRRWLGSIVRQPGLAARMLSVRGWSERTVIALVMQSVDNSLTTRWRRGSLGRRLVTGPGHGAPNPTWIPAGNTAARLLAEEIGGTPGGSLTEPFDIPMTAHILGGAVIGATPADGVIDPYHRVYGHPGLHVVDGAAVSANLGVNPSLTITAQAERAMSLWPNKDHPDPRPPLGSPYRRVDPVAPHTPAVPADAPAALRP from the coding sequence ATGCGGTACGACGTTCTCGTCATCGGGTCCGGCTTCGGCGGCAGCGTCACCGCGCTCCGGCTGGCCGAGAAGGGCTACTCGGTCGGCGTGCTGGAAGCGGGCCGGCGGTTCGCCGACGACGAGTTCCCGCAGACGTCGTGGCGGGCCCGCCGGTTCCTGTGGGCGCCGAAGCTGGGCTGCTACGGCATCCAGCGGATCACCCTGCTCCGTCCTGCCGACCGGCGATCCGGCGGTGGTGTGCTGGTGCTCTCCGGAGCCGGGGTGGGCGGCGGTTCGCTGGTCTACGCGAACACCCTCTACGAGCCGCTGCCGGCCTTCTACACGGACCCGCAGTGGCGGGACATCACCGACTGGCGCGACGAGCTGGCCCGCCACTACGACCAGGCGAAGCGGATGCTCGGCGTCACCACGTACCCGGTGGACACCGGCGCGGACCGGGCCATGCGGGCGGTGGCCGAGCGGATGGGGGTGGGGCACACCTTCCACGCCACCCCGGTCGGCGTCCACATCGGCCGCCCCGGCCAGCGGGTCGCCGACCCGTACTTCGGCGGCGCCGGCCCGGAGCGCACCGGCTGCCTGCACTGCGGCTCGTGCATGACGGGCTGCCGGCACGGGGCGAAGAACACGCTGGTCAAGAACTACCTCTGGCTCGCCGAGCGGCTGGGCGCCACGGTGCACCCGCTGACCACGGTGACCGCCGTCCGGCCGGCCACCGGCGGCGGGTACGAGGTGCACACCGTCCGCACCGGGGCCTGGCTGCGTCGCCGCCGCCGGGTGATCCAGGCCAACCAGGTGGTCTTCGCGGCCGGGGCGCTCGGCACCCAGCGGCTGCTGCACACGATGAAGGCCGATGGGGCGTTGCCGGGGCTCTCGCCGCGCCTGGGCGAGCTGACCCGGACCAACTCGGAGGCGATCCTGGGGGCCTCGGTGCCGCGCCAGCGTGCCCGGTCCGAGCGGCTGGACTTCACCGAGGGGGTGGCGATCACCAGCTCGTTCCACCCCGACCCGCAGACGCACGTCGAGCCGGTCCGCTACGGGCGCGGTTCCAACGCGATGGGGTTGCTCCAGTCGCTGCTGGTCGACGGGGGCCCGCACCGGGTCCGGCGCTGGCTGGGCAGCATCGTGCGGCAGCCGGGGCTGGCCGCCCGGATGCTCTCGGTGCGCGGCTGGTCGGAGCGGACGGTGATCGCCCTGGTGATGCAGTCGGTGGACAACTCACTGACCACCCGGTGGCGACGCGGCTCGCTCGGCCGCCGGCTGGTGACCGGCCCAGGCCACGGTGCGCCCAACCCGACCTGGATCCCGGCCGGCAACACCGCGGCCCGGCTGCTCGCCGAGGAGATCGGCGGTACGCCCGGCGGCTCGCTCACCGAGCCGTTCGACATCCCGATGACCGCGCACATCCTGGGTGGCGCGGTGATCGGGGCCACCCCGGCCGACGGGGTGATTGATCCCTACCACCGGGTGTACGGGCACCCGGGGCTGCACGTGGTGGACGGCGCGGCGGTCTCGGCCAACCTCGGCGTCAACCCGTCGCTGACGATCACCGCCCAGGCCGAGCGGGCCATGTCCCTCTGGCCCAACAAGGACCACCCCGACCCCCGGCCCCCGCTCGGCAGCCCGTACCGCCGGGTGGACCCGGTCGCGCCGCACACCCCCGCCGTCCCCGCCGACGCTCCCGCCGCCCTGCGCCCCTGA
- a CDS encoding DUF5319 domain-containing protein has translation MHDEPIDPFNGDPADPTAGLDDPGDDATPDPLTDVERQDVLEDLADLEIYQALLAPIGVRGLVIECEDCREPHYFDWDLLRGNLRHLLNSGRPRVHEPAYDPDPDHYVTWDYARGYADGVHDTLTEGTEDEPGAPTAAAD, from the coding sequence GTGCACGACGAGCCCATCGACCCGTTCAACGGCGACCCGGCCGATCCGACCGCGGGGCTGGACGATCCGGGCGACGACGCGACGCCGGATCCGCTGACCGACGTCGAGCGGCAGGATGTGCTGGAAGATCTCGCCGACCTGGAGATCTACCAGGCGCTGCTGGCGCCCATCGGGGTCCGGGGGCTGGTGATCGAGTGCGAGGACTGCCGGGAGCCGCACTACTTCGACTGGGACCTGCTCCGGGGCAACCTGCGACACCTGCTCAACTCGGGCCGGCCCCGGGTGCACGAGCCGGCGTACGACCCGGACCCGGATCACTACGTGACGTGGGACTACGCCCGCGGGTACGCGGACGGGGTGCACGACACCCTGACCGAGGGCACCGAGGACGAACCGGGCGCCCCCACCGCCGCCGCCGACTGA
- a CDS encoding GuaB3 family IMP dehydrogenase-related protein, whose product MRDVVEIGLGKTAQRGYHLDDIAIVPSRRTRDVDDVSTAWQLDAYPFGIPCVGHPSDATMSPASAVRLGQLGGLGVLNVEGLWTRYENPAKVLEELAGLDEDARATKRLQEVYAEPIRPDLIAERVRELRAGGGTVAVRVSPQHTLALAPVILDAGVDILVIQGTIVSAEHVSTTDEPLNLKEFIADLDLPVIVGGCTDYKTALHLMRTGAAGVIVGIGGDEWSTTESVLGIRVPMATAIADAAAARRDYLDETGGRYVHLIADGDIQTSGDIAKALGCGADAVMLGEPLSLCDEAPAGGAWWHSAASHPSLPRGAFEVSGEPIGSMEQLLFGPADEADGQLNLFGGLRRAMAKCGYRDLKEFQKVGLVLDR is encoded by the coding sequence ATGCGTGACGTGGTCGAGATCGGGCTGGGCAAGACCGCGCAGCGCGGCTACCACCTGGACGACATCGCCATCGTGCCGAGCCGCCGGACCCGGGACGTCGACGACGTCTCGACCGCCTGGCAGCTGGACGCGTACCCGTTCGGCATCCCGTGCGTCGGGCACCCCTCCGACGCCACGATGAGCCCCGCGTCGGCCGTTCGGCTCGGTCAGCTCGGCGGCCTCGGCGTGCTCAACGTCGAGGGGCTGTGGACCCGCTACGAGAACCCGGCCAAGGTCCTGGAGGAGCTGGCCGGCCTCGACGAGGACGCACGCGCCACCAAGCGGCTCCAGGAGGTGTACGCCGAGCCGATCCGCCCCGACCTGATCGCCGAGCGGGTCCGTGAGCTGCGCGCCGGTGGCGGCACGGTGGCGGTGCGGGTCTCCCCGCAGCACACCCTGGCGCTGGCCCCGGTGATCCTGGACGCCGGCGTGGACATCCTGGTCATCCAGGGCACCATCGTCTCGGCCGAGCACGTGTCGACCACCGACGAGCCGCTGAACCTCAAGGAGTTCATCGCCGACCTCGACCTGCCGGTGATCGTCGGCGGCTGCACGGACTACAAGACCGCGCTGCACTTGATGCGTACCGGCGCGGCCGGCGTGATCGTGGGCATCGGCGGCGACGAGTGGTCGACCACCGAGTCGGTGCTGGGCATCCGCGTGCCGATGGCCACCGCGATCGCCGACGCCGCGGCGGCCCGCCGGGACTACCTCGACGAGACCGGCGGCCGGTACGTGCACCTGATCGCCGACGGCGACATCCAGACCTCGGGTGACATCGCCAAGGCGCTCGGCTGCGGCGCCGACGCGGTGATGCTCGGCGAGCCGCTGTCGCTCTGCGACGAGGCGCCCGCCGGCGGTGCCTGGTGGCACTCGGCGGCCAGCCACCCGTCGTTGCCGCGGGGCGCGTTCGAGGTTTCCGGCGAGCCGATCGGCTCGATGGAGCAGCTGCTCTTCGGTCCGGCCGACGAGGCCGACGGCCAGCTCAACCTGTTCGGCGGGCTGCGCCGGGCGATGGCCAAGTGCGGTTACCGCGACCTCAAGGAGTTCCAGAAGGTCGGCCTGGTCCTCGACCGCTGA
- a CDS encoding sugar phosphate isomerase/epimerase family protein: MPDHTAPDASTAGRLSRRSLLAASAGAAAALGAGLPVLATGTPALANPKDKGKSRLRVEPLIPSRNRGIILYSVRDRITAAPDDSGVPYGFERVLARLAEIGYKEIEFAGYTQSTEILGRQITPREIRKILDDNGLVANGTHASIQAATFQQQLDIAEELGMKNIGTGSDPTNSAYKADWDAAADTWNELGRQARARGMRLYTHNHDVAYSFLLDSGPLDDQGRPTRSSGIRRLEYFFGRTDPRYVFFEFDIYWGYVARYKHQKYVDPAGREVTDLFDPILNVADRTTRFPLFHAKDGDRDTSVPNGHQMTPLGEGDINFQQFFQTIGERDLHHANWEMDTAPGGTANRGQSLDFAALSYRNMSDLTIYLKK, translated from the coding sequence ATGCCAGACCACACCGCACCCGACGCCTCCACTGCCGGCCGGCTCAGCCGCCGATCACTGCTCGCCGCGTCCGCCGGCGCGGCCGCCGCGCTCGGCGCCGGCCTGCCGGTCCTCGCGACCGGCACCCCCGCGCTCGCCAACCCCAAGGACAAGGGGAAGAGCAGGCTGCGGGTCGAGCCGCTGATCCCGTCGAGGAACCGCGGCATCATCCTCTACAGCGTCCGGGACCGGATCACCGCCGCACCCGACGACAGCGGAGTGCCGTACGGCTTCGAGCGCGTCCTCGCCCGGCTCGCCGAGATCGGCTACAAGGAGATCGAGTTCGCCGGCTACACCCAGAGCACCGAGATCCTCGGCCGGCAGATCACCCCGCGCGAGATCCGCAAGATCCTCGACGACAACGGTCTGGTGGCCAACGGCACCCACGCCTCGATCCAGGCGGCCACCTTCCAGCAGCAGCTGGACATCGCCGAGGAACTCGGCATGAAGAACATCGGCACCGGCAGCGACCCGACCAACAGCGCGTACAAGGCCGACTGGGACGCCGCCGCCGACACCTGGAACGAGCTGGGCCGGCAGGCCCGGGCCCGGGGCATGCGGCTCTACACGCACAACCACGACGTCGCGTACAGCTTCCTGCTCGACTCCGGGCCGCTGGACGACCAGGGCCGCCCCACCCGCTCGTCCGGCATCCGGCGGCTGGAGTACTTCTTCGGCAGGACCGACCCGCGCTACGTCTTCTTCGAGTTCGACATCTACTGGGGTTACGTGGCCCGCTACAAGCACCAGAAGTACGTCGACCCGGCCGGCCGTGAGGTGACCGACCTGTTCGACCCGATCCTCAACGTGGCCGACCGGACCACCCGGTTCCCGCTCTTCCACGCCAAGGACGGCGACCGCGACACGAGCGTGCCCAACGGCCACCAGATGACCCCGCTGGGCGAGGGCGACATCAACTTCCAGCAGTTCTTCCAGACCATCGGCGAACGGGACCTCCACCACGCCAACTGGGAGATGGACACCGCCCCCGGCGGCACCGCCAACCGGGGCCAGTCGCTCGACTTCGCGGCCCTCAGCTACCGCAACATGTCCGACCTGACCATCTACCTCAAGAAGTGA
- a CDS encoding M1 family metallopeptidase, with product MWVTRHRLRVGAGLLVTGALALSGCDSTAPEAAPSASVSPTPSRTFKPGAAGAGDAYFPTYGNGGYDVGRYTVKVRYDPAKDQLTGTATVQATATADLSAFNLDLAGLTVKTVTVDGAPATHTREKNELVIKPATGLITGNGFVAEIGYEGQPKPLKNEVLGDGGFLHTSDGAIALGQPESASTWFPVNDHPSDKAAYDFEITVPDGVTAVSNGVPGGKTSKDGWTTWKWSEKSPMASYLSTLVIGKFRITTGEHKGRPVYSAVTTKVAKGAADASIAKTVKVADYLESVFGPYPFDAYGGVVVSDSRINYALETQSRPVYSASFFRQGENTEVVAHELAHQWFGDSVALAKWEDIWLNEGFATYAEWLWAEHTKEYTAEQAFDIRYAQVPAQVWRTPPGKPGVKGLFSESVYQRGGMTLHALRVAVGDKGFFEIVKTWAAEQRNGTATTAEFVALAERISGKQLDALFDTWLYGTKKPPTPKPL from the coding sequence ATGTGGGTGACGCGGCACAGGCTGCGGGTGGGCGCGGGTCTGCTGGTGACCGGGGCGCTCGCACTGTCCGGATGCGACTCGACCGCACCGGAGGCGGCGCCGTCAGCGAGCGTTTCCCCGACGCCGTCGCGGACGTTCAAGCCCGGCGCGGCCGGGGCCGGTGACGCCTACTTCCCCACCTACGGCAACGGTGGCTACGACGTCGGCCGGTACACCGTCAAGGTGCGGTACGACCCGGCGAAGGACCAGCTGACCGGCACGGCGACGGTGCAGGCCACCGCGACCGCCGATCTGTCGGCGTTCAACCTCGACCTGGCCGGCCTGACCGTCAAGACGGTCACCGTGGACGGCGCCCCGGCCACCCACACCCGGGAGAAGAACGAGCTGGTGATCAAGCCGGCCACCGGCCTGATCACGGGCAACGGCTTCGTCGCCGAGATCGGGTACGAAGGGCAGCCGAAGCCGTTGAAGAACGAGGTGCTCGGCGACGGCGGGTTCCTGCACACCTCCGACGGCGCCATCGCGCTGGGCCAGCCCGAGTCGGCGAGCACCTGGTTCCCGGTCAACGACCACCCCTCCGACAAGGCGGCCTACGACTTCGAGATCACCGTCCCGGACGGTGTGACCGCCGTCAGCAACGGCGTACCGGGTGGCAAGACCAGCAAGGACGGCTGGACCACCTGGAAATGGTCGGAGAAGTCGCCGATGGCCAGCTACCTGAGCACGCTGGTGATCGGCAAGTTCCGGATCACCACCGGTGAGCACAAGGGACGGCCGGTGTACAGCGCGGTCACCACGAAGGTGGCCAAGGGCGCGGCGGACGCCTCGATCGCGAAGACCGTCAAGGTGGCCGACTACCTGGAGAGCGTGTTCGGGCCGTACCCGTTCGACGCGTACGGCGGTGTGGTTGTCTCCGACAGCCGGATCAACTACGCCCTGGAGACGCAGAGCCGCCCGGTCTACTCCGCCAGCTTCTTCCGGCAGGGCGAGAACACCGAGGTGGTCGCGCACGAGCTGGCCCACCAGTGGTTCGGCGACAGCGTGGCGCTGGCCAAGTGGGAGGACATCTGGCTCAACGAGGGCTTCGCCACGTACGCGGAGTGGCTCTGGGCCGAGCACACCAAGGAGTACACGGCCGAGCAGGCGTTCGACATCCGGTACGCCCAGGTGCCGGCACAGGTGTGGAGGACGCCGCCGGGCAAGCCCGGGGTGAAGGGGCTGTTCAGCGAGTCGGTCTACCAGCGCGGCGGGATGACCCTGCACGCCCTGCGGGTGGCCGTCGGCGACAAGGGGTTCTTCGAGATCGTCAAGACCTGGGCGGCGGAGCAGCGCAACGGCACCGCCACCACCGCCGAGTTCGTGGCCCTCGCCGAGCGCATCTCCGGCAAGCAGCTAGACGCTCTCTTCGACACCTGGCTCTACGGCACGAAAAAACCCCCCACCCCCAAACCCCTCTAA
- the guaB gene encoding IMP dehydrogenase, whose product MENSPSTDLPAGAEHAELGGHLPELPAGSARVVPLGLTFDDVLLQPGESDVVPSRVNTRTRLTRRIELTIPLLSSAMDTVTEARMAIAMARQGGIGVLHRNLSLEDQALQVDLVKRSESGMITNPVTASPNDTLREVDELCGRYRISGVPVVDGEGQLVGIVTNRDMRFVSEPDTPVHEIMTRPPLVTARVGVSKDEALDLLRRHKVEKLPIVDDSGRLRGLITVKDFTKSEQYPNATKDDAGRLRVAAAVGVGEDAYKRARTLVDAGVDVLIVDTAHGHQRAVLDMVRQLKKDVGIDIVGGNVATYAGAKALVDAGADGIKVGVGPGAICTTRIVAGVGVPQITAIMEAARAARPAGVPVIGDGGIQYSGDIAKALVAGADTVMLGSLLAGCEESPGELIFINGKQYKAYRGMGSLGAMQSRGQAKSYSKDRYFQQDVLAEDKLVPEGVEGQVPYRGPLSAVAHQLTGGLRAAMGYVGAESIPELHRRGQLIRITAAGLKESHPHDIQMTVEAPNYHSR is encoded by the coding sequence GTGGAAAATTCGCCCAGCACCGACCTTCCGGCCGGCGCCGAGCACGCCGAGCTGGGCGGCCACCTGCCCGAGCTGCCCGCCGGCTCGGCCCGGGTGGTTCCACTCGGGCTCACCTTCGACGACGTGCTGCTGCAGCCGGGCGAGTCGGACGTTGTTCCCAGCCGGGTCAACACCCGTACCCGCCTCACCCGCAGGATCGAACTGACCATCCCGCTGCTCTCCAGTGCCATGGACACCGTCACCGAGGCGCGGATGGCGATCGCCATGGCCCGCCAGGGCGGCATCGGCGTGCTGCACCGCAACCTCTCCCTGGAGGACCAGGCCCTCCAGGTCGACCTGGTCAAGCGCTCCGAGTCCGGCATGATCACCAATCCGGTGACCGCCAGCCCGAACGACACCCTGCGCGAGGTCGACGAGCTCTGCGGGCGGTACCGGATCTCCGGCGTGCCGGTGGTGGACGGCGAGGGCCAGCTCGTCGGCATCGTCACCAACCGCGACATGCGCTTCGTCTCCGAGCCGGACACCCCGGTGCACGAGATCATGACCCGCCCCCCGCTGGTCACCGCGCGGGTCGGGGTGAGCAAGGACGAGGCGCTGGACCTGCTGCGCCGGCACAAGGTCGAGAAGCTGCCGATCGTCGACGACTCGGGCCGGCTGCGCGGGCTGATCACCGTCAAGGACTTCACCAAGAGCGAGCAGTACCCCAACGCCACCAAGGACGACGCGGGCCGGCTGCGGGTGGCCGCCGCCGTGGGGGTCGGCGAGGACGCGTACAAGCGGGCCCGCACCCTGGTCGACGCGGGCGTGGACGTGCTGATCGTGGACACCGCCCACGGCCACCAGCGGGCCGTGCTGGACATGGTCCGTCAGCTCAAGAAGGACGTCGGCATCGACATCGTGGGCGGCAACGTGGCCACGTACGCCGGGGCGAAGGCACTGGTCGACGCCGGCGCCGACGGGATCAAGGTCGGTGTGGGTCCGGGCGCGATCTGCACCACCCGGATCGTCGCCGGGGTCGGCGTCCCGCAGATCACCGCGATCATGGAGGCGGCCCGGGCCGCCCGTCCGGCCGGCGTGCCGGTGATCGGCGACGGCGGCATCCAATACTCGGGCGACATCGCCAAGGCCCTGGTGGCCGGCGCCGACACGGTGATGCTCGGCAGCCTGCTGGCCGGCTGCGAGGAGAGCCCCGGCGAGCTGATCTTCATCAACGGCAAGCAGTACAAGGCGTACCGCGGGATGGGCTCGCTCGGCGCGATGCAGTCCCGGGGGCAGGCCAAGTCGTACTCGAAGGACCGGTACTTCCAGCAGGACGTGCTCGCCGAGGACAAGTTGGTCCCCGAGGGTGTCGAGGGCCAGGTGCCCTACCGGGGCCCCCTGTCCGCGGTCGCCCACCAGCTCACCGGCGGGCTGCGGGCCGCGATGGGGTACGTCGGCGCGGAGAGCATCCCCGAGCTGCACCGGCGTGGCCAGCTGATCCGGATCACGGCGGCCGGGCTCAAGGAGAGCCACCCGCACGACATCCAGATGACCGTCGAGGCGCCCAACTACCACTCCCGCTGA